In Rhodothermus bifroesti, a single genomic region encodes these proteins:
- a CDS encoding TolB family protein has protein sequence MLSVRLVLVCCLGTLPACMPNSSSKRADYDPATDSLRFPGEVHLRNIRQLTFGGNNAEAYWSYDDRYLVFQSDWTAINPQGCDQIFLMRADGQPLADGQRYRLLSTGRGRTTCAYFLPNSRVLYASTHAAGPECPPVLRSVEGRYVWSLYEYDIYVTDTTGAPPELLIGGPGYDAEATVSPDGRYIVFTSSRSGDLELWRYDLQTGALLQLTQELGYDGGAFFSPDGSQIVWRASRPTGEAAKRYRQLLAQGLVEPSEMDLYVANADGSNPRRVTHLPGAQWAPYFHPDGKRIIFASNHHTKGGRLFDLFLIHLDGTGLAQVTHSGTFDAFPMFSRDGRRLVFASNRNARGEASRETNLFVADWVEHPEPIDLSFTRP, from the coding sequence ATGCTGTCAGTACGACTGGTTCTAGTGTGTTGTTTGGGCACCCTTCCCGCCTGCATGCCTAATTCATCTTCTAAGAGGGCAGACTATGATCCTGCAACCGATTCGCTGCGCTTTCCCGGCGAAGTGCATTTGCGCAACATCCGTCAATTGACCTTTGGTGGCAACAATGCTGAAGCCTACTGGAGTTATGATGATCGTTACTTGGTTTTTCAAAGTGACTGGACCGCCATCAATCCACAAGGGTGTGACCAGATTTTTCTAATGCGCGCCGACGGGCAACCGCTGGCCGATGGGCAGCGCTATCGACTACTTTCGACCGGGCGCGGCCGCACCACATGTGCTTATTTTCTCCCGAACAGCCGCGTGCTCTATGCTTCGACGCATGCAGCCGGACCTGAATGCCCGCCAGTTCTCCGTTCGGTCGAAGGTCGCTACGTCTGGTCTTTGTACGAATACGACATCTACGTTACCGATACTACCGGTGCGCCGCCTGAGCTGCTCATTGGCGGGCCTGGCTACGATGCTGAGGCTACGGTTTCGCCCGACGGCCGCTATATCGTTTTCACCTCGAGCCGCTCGGGCGACCTGGAGCTTTGGCGCTACGACCTGCAAACAGGCGCGTTGCTTCAGCTGACGCAGGAACTGGGCTATGACGGCGGTGCATTCTTTTCCCCAGATGGCAGCCAAATTGTCTGGCGTGCTAGCCGACCCACTGGTGAAGCGGCCAAACGTTATCGGCAGTTGCTTGCGCAAGGACTGGTGGAACCCTCCGAAATGGATCTCTACGTGGCTAATGCAGATGGCAGCAACCCACGGCGCGTAACCCACCTCCCAGGTGCCCAATGGGCGCCTTACTTCCATCCCGACGGGAAACGCATTATCTTTGCCTCTAATCATCACACCAAAGGGGGGCGTCTGTTCGATCTATTTTTGATTCATCTGGACGGTACTGGCTTAGCGCAGGTAACCCACTCCGGCACGTTTGATGCTTTTCCGATGTTTTCCCGCGACGGCAGACGGCTGGTTTTTGCCTCAAACCGCAATGCCCGAGGCGAAGCGTCGCGCGAGACGAACCTTTTTGTAGCAGATTGGGTCGAACACCCCGAGCCAATAGACCTAAGCTTTACCCGTCCTTAG
- the dprA gene encoding DNA-processing protein DprA, translating into MANLSENSPEELRALVALSLVPGVGPGRIRALLARFGSAQAALYAPLQALVCVPGIGTETARRIAAFADWDAVDAQFEQAERVGAALIPAWDARFPAALRQIYDPPALLWVRGSLTADDALAVAIVGTRRPTDYGLRLARQFAAELARQGVTIVSGLAYGIDAMAHRGALEAHGRTLAVLGCGVDRIYPERHASLARAILKQGALISELPLGTAPDAPNFPRRNRLISGLVRAVLIVEAYETGGALITARLALEQNRDVLAIPGALHNPASAGPNRLIRDSLAQLVRTPDDVLEALGVGATKTVTQTPSAASSLGSLERQLYEALGPEPMHIDNLCERTGMDPSTALAYLLQLEFKGLVRQLAGKQFYRLA; encoded by the coding sequence ATGGCAAACCTTTCGGAGAATTCGCCTGAAGAACTGCGGGCACTGGTGGCGCTTTCGTTGGTACCGGGTGTGGGTCCTGGACGGATTCGAGCGCTTCTGGCACGTTTTGGGTCCGCGCAAGCAGCCCTCTATGCCCCGCTACAAGCGCTGGTTTGCGTGCCGGGAATTGGAACCGAAACGGCCCGCCGGATTGCCGCGTTTGCTGACTGGGATGCTGTCGATGCGCAGTTTGAACAGGCCGAGCGTGTTGGCGCAGCACTGATTCCAGCCTGGGATGCACGCTTTCCAGCGGCGCTGCGACAGATTTACGATCCCCCAGCACTGCTTTGGGTGCGCGGCAGCTTGACGGCAGACGATGCGCTGGCTGTAGCTATTGTAGGCACGCGACGGCCTACGGACTATGGCCTTCGTTTGGCTCGGCAGTTTGCTGCTGAGCTGGCCCGCCAGGGCGTAACCATTGTGAGTGGACTGGCTTACGGCATCGATGCTATGGCGCATCGTGGTGCGCTTGAGGCCCATGGGCGCACGCTAGCCGTGCTGGGTTGCGGGGTAGACCGCATTTATCCAGAACGGCATGCCTCCTTGGCTCGAGCCATCCTCAAACAAGGTGCCTTGATTTCAGAGCTACCTCTGGGGACAGCTCCCGATGCACCCAACTTTCCACGTCGCAACCGGCTCATTAGTGGGTTAGTTCGTGCAGTGCTCATCGTCGAAGCCTATGAAACCGGTGGTGCACTCATCACGGCGCGGTTGGCACTAGAGCAAAACCGAGACGTGCTGGCTATTCCAGGCGCCTTGCACAATCCCGCCAGCGCTGGCCCCAATCGGCTTATCCGGGATAGCCTGGCGCAACTGGTGCGTACACCTGACGACGTGCTTGAAGCCTTAGGTGTGGGGGCAACCAAAACCGTCACGCAGACGCCTAGTGCTGCTTCCTCCTTGGGCAGTCTGGAGCGCCAGCTTTATGAGGCACTTGGGCCAGAACCCATGCATATCGACAACCTGTGCGAACGCACCGGAATGGACCCTTCAACAGCGCTGGCCTACCTGCTGCAGCTCGAATTTAAAGGTCTAGTGCGACAACTTGCTGGCAAGCAATTTTATCGGCTGGCCTAA
- a CDS encoding M20 family peptidase — translation MRKLLLRMLVGALGLLLVLTMFLLVRAWQVGQQAELMVPPEPLSVAVDTPALIQRFAGALQFPTITHQDPAQLDSGAFWDFQTYLKHHFPRVHRQLQREVVGGLSLLYTWPGQDTTLPAVLFLGHQDVVPAAQPEAWTHPPFAGTVADGYVWGRGALDDKLGVLGILEAAETLLGEGFQPVRTIYLAFGHDEEVGGQQGARQIAELLATRGVVLIAVLDEGGFIVEDMIPGVRQPVALVGVAEKGYLSLELTATAPGGHASTPPTQTAIGVLSYALVQLAENPFPIRLEGPTRRLLEHLAPYTAWNMRLVLANLWLFGPLVARQLARSPAGNASLRTTFAPTFIEAGVKENVLPTTARAVVNFRIFPGETVESVTLHVQQLLKGLPITMRQTETGAFDPSPVSDVSSEAFQRIAQSIRRARAESPPVVAPYLVPGATDARYFTVLSPNVYRFIGVRVTPALLATVHGIDERVPIDEYVQAVRTYYALMRALSGP, via the coding sequence ATGCGCAAACTGCTGCTTCGGATGCTGGTCGGCGCGCTCGGTCTTCTGCTGGTGCTAACGATGTTCTTGCTCGTGCGCGCCTGGCAGGTCGGGCAGCAGGCCGAGCTTATGGTGCCGCCAGAGCCTCTCTCTGTAGCCGTAGACACCCCGGCGTTGATCCAACGTTTTGCTGGGGCGCTGCAGTTCCCTACCATTACGCATCAAGACCCGGCGCAGCTCGATAGCGGAGCCTTTTGGGATTTTCAGACCTATCTAAAGCATCATTTTCCGCGGGTACATCGCCAGCTGCAACGAGAAGTCGTTGGCGGCTTAAGCTTACTCTACACATGGCCAGGGCAAGATACCACGCTCCCAGCCGTGCTCTTTTTGGGACATCAAGACGTGGTGCCAGCAGCTCAGCCTGAAGCGTGGACGCATCCGCCCTTTGCAGGTACTGTGGCCGACGGGTATGTTTGGGGACGGGGAGCACTTGATGATAAGCTTGGGGTACTGGGCATTTTAGAGGCCGCCGAGACCTTGCTGGGCGAAGGTTTCCAGCCGGTACGCACAATCTACTTGGCTTTTGGCCATGATGAAGAGGTGGGCGGCCAGCAGGGGGCACGCCAGATTGCCGAGCTGCTGGCTACACGCGGGGTTGTCTTGATCGCAGTGCTTGACGAAGGTGGTTTTATTGTGGAAGATATGATCCCGGGCGTCCGCCAACCGGTAGCTTTGGTAGGCGTGGCTGAAAAGGGGTATCTTAGTCTGGAATTGACGGCTACAGCTCCGGGTGGGCATGCTTCCACGCCACCTACGCAGACGGCTATTGGCGTGTTGAGCTATGCACTGGTTCAGCTGGCTGAAAACCCATTTCCGATTCGGCTGGAAGGACCCACCCGTAGGTTGCTAGAGCACCTTGCGCCTTATACCGCCTGGAATATGCGCCTGGTGCTAGCCAACCTGTGGCTGTTTGGGCCTCTTGTGGCGCGTCAGCTGGCGCGTTCGCCTGCCGGCAATGCCAGCCTGCGTACTACGTTTGCGCCCACCTTCATAGAAGCTGGCGTTAAAGAGAACGTGCTGCCGACGACCGCCCGTGCTGTGGTGAACTTCCGTATTTTTCCAGGCGAGACGGTTGAAAGTGTTACGCTGCACGTACAACAGCTGCTGAAGGGCTTGCCAATTACGATGCGGCAGACCGAAACCGGGGCCTTTGACCCTTCGCCGGTATCTGATGTAAGCAGCGAAGCTTTTCAGCGCATTGCTCAGAGCATCCGTCGCGCTCGGGCCGAATCGCCACCTGTTGTGGCACCGTACCTGGTGCCCGGCGCAACGGATGCCCGTTACTTTACGGTCCTCAGTCCCAATGTCTATCGCTTTATCGGGGTGCGTGTTACGCCAGCACTGCTGGCTACCGTGCACGGCATTGACGAGCGCGTGCCTATCGACGAATACGTGCAAGCCGTTCGTACTTATTATGCGCTCATGCGCGCCTTAAGCGGACCTTGA
- the trxA gene encoding thioredoxin — MQGTNVAVYEVTDFQQDVLEASYQIPVLVDFWAPWCGPCRILGPVLERLARKHAGRWKLVKVNTDEHPELAMAYGIRGIPAVKLFVNGEVVGEFVGALPEHAVEQWLAEVLPSETKALLAQAEQLLEEGKLREAEPLVRRLLAAAPEEDKARVLLARIRIFDNPDEAERLLEGQDVAEAGYLQQIEAIRTLARLLRLKHQPEALPEGPGRAFYLEAIEALARKDFDTAVERLIDVLRKDRYYDNDGARKAGVAIFTLLGSRHPVTQRWRRTFDMWLY; from the coding sequence ATGCAAGGTACAAACGTGGCCGTCTATGAGGTAACAGATTTTCAGCAGGACGTGCTGGAGGCCAGCTATCAGATACCGGTGCTAGTAGACTTCTGGGCGCCGTGGTGCGGTCCTTGCCGCATTTTGGGTCCGGTCTTGGAGCGGCTGGCGCGAAAACATGCTGGTCGTTGGAAGCTGGTCAAGGTCAATACCGATGAGCATCCAGAGCTGGCAATGGCCTACGGTATCCGGGGCATTCCAGCAGTTAAGCTTTTTGTCAACGGCGAGGTGGTTGGCGAGTTCGTGGGGGCTTTGCCGGAACATGCCGTTGAGCAGTGGTTGGCTGAGGTGTTGCCTAGCGAAACGAAAGCGTTGCTCGCGCAAGCCGAACAGCTTCTGGAGGAAGGCAAGCTGCGTGAAGCTGAACCCCTAGTGCGGCGGCTGCTGGCTGCAGCGCCCGAAGAAGACAAAGCGCGGGTGCTCCTAGCCCGCATTCGGATTTTTGACAATCCAGACGAAGCGGAGCGCCTGCTGGAAGGTCAAGATGTGGCCGAAGCTGGCTATCTGCAGCAAATTGAGGCCATTCGGACGTTGGCTCGGCTGCTGCGCCTAAAGCATCAGCCGGAGGCACTGCCCGAAGGTCCAGGTCGCGCCTTCTATCTCGAAGCCATCGAGGCACTTGCGCGCAAAGACTTTGACACGGCTGTAGAGCGACTGATCGATGTGCTGCGTAAGGATCGTTATTACGACAACGACGGTGCTCGAAAAGCGGGCGTGGCGATCTTCACGCTTTTGGGCAGCCGTCACCCTGTCACGCAGCGCTGGCGCCGCACGTTTGACATGTGGCTCTACTGA